The Candidatus Nanohalococcus occultus genome contains a region encoding:
- a CDS encoding preprotein translocase subunit Sec61beta — translation MAKQEQSTLPSGQGGLVQYFDSDTGFDLNPKTVVGICGAVAVIELALHTGLFA, via the coding sequence ATGGCCAAGCAGGAACAGTCAACACTACCTTCCGGACAGGGAGGATTAGTACAGTACTTTGACTCCGATACAGGTTTCGACCTGAATCCCAAGACAGTTGTAGGGATCTGCGGAGCAGTAGCTGTGATCGAACTAGCACTACACACAGGGCTATTCGCGTAA